A region of Leifsonia xyli DNA encodes the following proteins:
- a CDS encoding TetR family transcriptional regulator, giving the protein MTTVNPADPASSAPRRGRPADVDPERVALLALRHFASHGYDATTMEEIAGLAGVSRRTLFRYFPSKPDLVWGGMEPVVERMRRVLDAASPDESAREVMARAVRESLALDAEAMEATRLRLRLMASDPALIAFGVARLRDNRDALAEFVARTLGRPLSDLQVAVLSDAISSANFSALLWWATNRDDGDPASVVVEALDVVLAGPIPRLQ; this is encoded by the coding sequence ATGACGACTGTGAACCCCGCCGATCCTGCGTCGAGCGCGCCCCGCCGCGGCCGGCCCGCCGATGTGGACCCCGAGAGAGTCGCCCTCCTGGCCCTGCGCCACTTCGCCTCTCACGGGTACGACGCCACCACCATGGAGGAGATCGCCGGGCTGGCGGGCGTCAGCCGCCGCACCCTGTTCCGCTACTTCCCCTCCAAGCCCGACCTGGTGTGGGGCGGGATGGAGCCCGTCGTCGAGCGCATGCGCCGGGTCCTCGACGCGGCCTCCCCCGACGAGAGCGCTCGCGAGGTCATGGCGCGGGCCGTCCGCGAGTCGCTCGCCCTGGACGCCGAGGCCATGGAGGCGACCCGGCTGCGACTGAGGTTGATGGCCTCCGACCCGGCCCTCATCGCCTTCGGTGTCGCGCGTCTCCGCGACAACCGCGACGCGCTCGCGGAGTTCGTCGCCCGGACGCTCGGCCGGCCCCTCTCCGACCTGCAGGTCGCCGTCCTCTCCGACGCGATCAGCTCGGCCAACTTCTCGGCCCTGCTGTGGTGGGCGACGAACCGGGACGACGGCGATCCCGCGTCGGTGGTGGTGGAGGCCCTGGATGTCGTTCTGGCGGGGCCGATCCCCCGGTTGCAGTAG
- a CDS encoding glutaminase (catalyzes the formation of glutamate from glutamine), protein MPTPGNAVSTGALPGAARVHELIETAHERYRGLDDGKVADYIPSLGKADPALFGISVCGVRGQTTSVGDSARPFSIQSISKVFVFALVCHELGHSEVSRRVGVNNTGLPFNSVMALELSDGDPRNPLVNAGAITTTSLAPGSTAAEKWDFVQRGLSRFAGRELEVDEEVYASESATNQRNRAIARLLQSYGRVEFDPLQATDVYTRQCSLLVTAEDLAVMGATLANGGVNPITREKVIDASVCRDTLAVMATSGLYEFSGDWLFEVGIPGKSGVSGGIVTVAPGKGGLGTFSPRLDPAGNSVRGQRAARFLSHSLGLDIFASTAGTT, encoded by the coding sequence GTGCCCACGCCAGGGAACGCGGTCTCCACGGGAGCCCTACCCGGGGCCGCACGAGTCCACGAACTCATCGAGACGGCCCACGAGCGCTACCGGGGCCTGGACGACGGGAAGGTCGCCGACTACATCCCCTCGCTCGGCAAAGCGGACCCGGCCCTCTTCGGCATCAGCGTCTGCGGCGTCAGGGGGCAGACGACGAGCGTCGGCGACTCCGCCCGCCCCTTCTCGATCCAGTCGATCTCCAAGGTGTTCGTGTTCGCCCTGGTCTGCCACGAACTGGGGCACTCCGAGGTGTCGCGTCGCGTCGGCGTCAACAACACGGGCCTCCCGTTCAACTCGGTCATGGCTCTCGAACTGAGCGACGGCGACCCGCGGAATCCGCTCGTCAACGCCGGCGCGATCACGACGACCAGCCTCGCGCCCGGCTCGACGGCCGCCGAGAAGTGGGACTTCGTGCAGCGCGGCCTGTCCCGGTTCGCCGGCCGAGAGCTCGAGGTCGACGAGGAGGTCTACGCGTCGGAGTCGGCGACGAACCAGCGCAACAGGGCGATCGCACGGCTCCTTCAGAGCTACGGGCGGGTGGAGTTCGACCCGCTTCAGGCGACCGACGTCTACACGAGACAGTGCTCACTTCTGGTGACGGCCGAGGACCTGGCGGTGATGGGCGCCACCCTCGCCAACGGCGGTGTCAATCCGATCACCCGGGAGAAGGTGATCGACGCATCCGTCTGCCGTGACACCCTCGCCGTGATGGCGACGAGCGGGCTCTACGAGTTCTCGGGGGACTGGCTGTTCGAAGTGGGCATCCCCGGCAAGAGCGGCGTCTCGGGCGGTATCGTCACGGTCGCACCGGGCAAGGGCGGCCTCGGGACCTTCTCTCCACGACTCGACCCCGCCGGCAACAGCGTGCGAGGGCAGCGCGCGGCCCGCTTCCTCTCCCACTCGCTCGGACTCGACATCTTCGCATCGACTGCGGGTACAACCTGA
- a CDS encoding carbon-nitrogen hydrolase produces MKVAAGQLAPTTDLAVNRRTIETLVEEAASENVDLLVLPEEAMLLADGVDVPLGEIARAEWPGFVEFVSGLAERHGMAIIAAGYEGTDGDRPYNTIVAIDERGSELARYRKLHLYDAFAYRESDYVTPGDANPVVVELAGASVGLVNCYDLRFPELTRNLIDQGADLISVSAAWVSGPMKEDHWRTLLRARAIESTTWLVGAGSASPDCIGQSMVVDPFGVVRSALGGETYGLAVATVSQQRTDEVRAVLPVLENRRLNTSISL; encoded by the coding sequence ATGAAGGTCGCCGCAGGCCAACTCGCTCCCACCACGGATCTCGCCGTCAACCGCCGCACGATCGAGACGCTCGTGGAGGAGGCCGCGTCGGAGAACGTCGATCTGCTCGTCCTGCCCGAGGAGGCCATGCTCCTGGCCGACGGCGTGGATGTGCCGCTGGGCGAGATCGCGCGCGCCGAATGGCCGGGGTTCGTGGAGTTCGTCAGCGGCCTGGCCGAGCGCCACGGCATGGCGATCATCGCTGCGGGTTACGAGGGGACGGACGGAGACCGTCCGTACAACACGATCGTCGCGATCGACGAGCGCGGCAGTGAGCTGGCTCGCTACCGGAAGCTCCACCTCTACGACGCCTTCGCGTACCGGGAGTCCGACTACGTCACCCCCGGCGACGCCAATCCCGTCGTGGTCGAACTCGCCGGCGCGTCCGTCGGTCTGGTCAACTGCTACGACCTCCGCTTCCCGGAGCTCACGCGCAACCTGATCGATCAGGGCGCCGACCTGATCTCGGTCTCCGCCGCGTGGGTCTCCGGCCCGATGAAGGAGGACCACTGGCGGACGCTCCTGCGCGCGCGGGCCATCGAGTCGACGACGTGGCTCGTGGGGGCCGGCTCCGCATCCCCGGACTGCATCGGCCAGAGCATGGTCGTGGACCCGTTCGGCGTCGTCCGCTCCGCCCTGGGCGGGGAGACCTACGGCCTCGCGGTCGCGACCGTCTCGCAGCAGCGCACCGACGAGGTGCGCGCTGTGCTCCCGGTGCTCGAGAACCGCCGGCTCAACACCTCCATCAGCCTCTGA
- a CDS encoding delta fatty acid desaturase, with protein sequence MSEVSVGRPKAPSAGGEYTALASLIRDSGLLRRRYGYYWTKLILVPVLTIALMAVFVLVGDSWWQMFTGALFAFLFTQIAFLGHDSAHRQIFRSGRWNDWVSLVLGDLFVGMSYGWWQHKHTRHHANPNQEGSDPDIDLPVIAFTPRQVADRAAPLRWFISHQGWFFFPILLLEGLSLHASSVRRVLAREPVKRRPVEIAFLTIRIVGYLALVVWVLSPDKAAVFLAVQLGLFGFYMGMSFAPNHKGMPLVPHGVRLDFLRRQVLMSRNIRGGRVVDFLMGGLNYQIEHHLFPSMPRPHLRRAAPTIREFCRENDVVYTETSLFRSYAIVTQHINRVGLGDKDPFSCPLLELRQTPAVAVPRPTR encoded by the coding sequence ATGTCTGAGGTCTCCGTCGGCCGGCCGAAAGCTCCGTCGGCCGGTGGCGAGTACACCGCCCTCGCATCCTTGATCAGAGACTCCGGTCTGCTGAGACGCCGCTACGGCTACTACTGGACGAAACTGATCCTGGTGCCGGTGCTCACGATCGCTCTGATGGCTGTCTTCGTGTTGGTCGGCGACAGCTGGTGGCAGATGTTCACCGGCGCGCTCTTCGCCTTCCTCTTCACCCAGATCGCCTTCCTGGGGCACGACAGCGCGCATCGCCAGATCTTCCGATCCGGCAGGTGGAACGACTGGGTGAGTCTCGTGCTCGGAGACCTGTTCGTCGGCATGAGCTACGGCTGGTGGCAGCACAAGCACACGCGCCATCACGCCAATCCCAATCAAGAGGGCTCCGATCCCGACATCGACCTACCGGTGATCGCCTTCACCCCGCGGCAGGTGGCGGACCGGGCCGCGCCGCTGCGCTGGTTCATCAGCCATCAGGGCTGGTTCTTCTTCCCGATCCTGCTGCTGGAGGGGCTGTCTCTGCACGCGTCCAGCGTGCGCCGCGTGCTGGCGCGCGAGCCGGTCAAGCGGCGGCCGGTCGAGATCGCCTTCCTGACGATTCGTATCGTCGGCTACCTGGCGCTGGTGGTGTGGGTCCTCTCGCCCGACAAGGCGGCCGTCTTCCTGGCGGTGCAACTGGGGCTGTTCGGCTTCTACATGGGGATGTCCTTCGCGCCTAACCACAAGGGGATGCCGCTGGTGCCTCACGGCGTACGGCTGGACTTCCTTCGCCGGCAGGTGCTGATGAGCCGCAACATCCGGGGCGGCCGCGTCGTGGACTTCCTGATGGGCGGCCTGAACTATCAGATCGAGCACCACCTGTTCCCGTCGATGCCGCGCCCGCACTTGAGGCGCGCGGCGCCGACGATTCGGGAGTTCTGCCGGGAGAACGATGTGGTGTACACCGAGACGAGCCTGTTCCGTTCCTACGCGATCGTGACTCAGCACATCAACCGGGTAGGGCTGGGCGACAAGGATCCCTTCAGCTGCCCGCTGCTGGAGCTGCGTCAGACACCCGCCGTGGCAGTTCCGCGACCTACGCGGTGA
- a CDS encoding ABC transporter permease codes for MEQPRSPRDPAQRRTDVTTETIVRAEPDADRPPVAAAPSARRRGGTRGSRRKASIGLLLMAPAIVAVLGLAIIPIVIVARNSFAESNLYGGITGGFTFANYAQLFDPAYGKVLGYSLGMAAINTIVCLVIGYIVSYYIVSRPPHRQSLLLLLIIVPFWTDFLVRTFAWISVLGRGGPVYGLLGALGVDTGSLSLIPSQGAVIMGLLYAFLPTAIFPIYASMRAIDPSVKEAAADLGCGWWQTHFRVLVPLSSTGIVAAAMLTFVPTLGVFVIPVLLGGGKDQLVGNLIVTLYTEFRNQPMGAAVSMVLLVLMLVAMAVAGLIARRGRKRVA; via the coding sequence ATGGAACAACCCCGCAGCCCCCGAGACCCCGCCCAGAGGAGGACCGACGTGACGACAGAGACCATCGTCCGCGCCGAACCTGACGCCGACCGTCCGCCTGTCGCCGCCGCGCCGTCCGCCCGACGACGCGGCGGAACGCGCGGCTCCCGACGGAAGGCCTCGATCGGTCTCCTGCTGATGGCGCCGGCGATCGTCGCGGTGCTTGGACTCGCGATCATCCCGATCGTGATCGTCGCCCGGAACTCCTTCGCCGAGAGCAACCTGTACGGCGGGATCACCGGAGGCTTCACCTTCGCCAACTACGCGCAGCTGTTCGATCCCGCGTACGGGAAGGTGCTCGGCTACAGCCTCGGCATGGCCGCGATCAACACCATCGTCTGCCTGGTGATCGGCTACATCGTCTCGTACTACATCGTCTCGCGGCCGCCGCACCGTCAGTCGCTCCTGTTGCTGCTGATCATCGTCCCGTTCTGGACGGACTTCCTGGTGCGCACCTTCGCCTGGATCTCAGTGCTCGGCCGCGGCGGCCCGGTGTACGGCCTCCTCGGCGCTCTCGGCGTGGACACCGGCAGTCTGTCGCTCATCCCCAGCCAGGGCGCGGTGATCATGGGACTGCTCTACGCCTTCCTGCCCACGGCGATCTTCCCCATCTACGCCAGCATGCGGGCGATCGACCCGTCGGTGAAGGAGGCGGCCGCGGACCTCGGCTGCGGCTGGTGGCAGACCCACTTCCGTGTGCTCGTGCCGCTGAGCAGCACCGGGATCGTCGCCGCGGCGATGCTCACGTTCGTTCCGACGCTCGGCGTCTTCGTCATCCCGGTCCTCCTGGGCGGAGGCAAGGACCAGCTGGTCGGCAACCTGATCGTCACGCTGTACACGGAGTTCCGCAACCAGCCGATGGGGGCGGCCGTCTCGATGGTGCTCCTGGTGCTCATGCTGGTCGCAATGGCGGTCGCGGGCCTCATCGCCCGCCGCGGACGGAAGAGGGTCGCCTGA
- a CDS encoding AsnC family transcriptional regulator, giving the protein MIDDTDRRLIELLMRDGRRPFTELGAELDVSEATVRGRVARLQESGILKIVALCNPLTLGHQSVRLMIGVAGHSPRAVAKALADMAMVNHVALGTGAHDVYVEATCRDLDQLVTLLDDVRRVPGVTEIDQFVLLELFKDYSWVGLRDKSGQSAGQSAGQVAD; this is encoded by the coding sequence ATGATCGACGACACCGACCGCAGGCTCATCGAGCTGCTCATGCGCGACGGCCGGCGCCCCTTCACGGAGCTGGGCGCCGAGCTCGACGTGAGCGAGGCGACGGTGCGGGGTCGCGTGGCGCGCCTGCAGGAGTCGGGCATCCTCAAGATCGTCGCGCTCTGCAATCCGCTGACGCTCGGCCACCAGTCGGTGCGGTTGATGATCGGCGTCGCCGGCCATTCACCGCGCGCGGTCGCGAAGGCGCTCGCGGACATGGCGATGGTGAATCACGTCGCCCTCGGCACCGGCGCCCACGACGTCTACGTCGAGGCCACCTGCCGCGACCTCGACCAGCTGGTCACCCTCCTCGACGACGTGCGCCGGGTGCCCGGCGTGACGGAGATCGACCAGTTCGTCTTGCTGGAGCTGTTCAAGGACTACTCGTGGGTGGGACTGCGCGACAAGTCCGGCCAGAGCGCCGGGCAGAGCGCGGGCCAGGTCGCCGACTGA
- a CDS encoding spermidine/putrescine ABC transporter ATP-binding protein, with product MTTPASSAPPVVQDTTGAQPPAIRLTGVTKTFGSNTVVQPVELTIGDNEFFSILGPSGCGKTTLMRMIAGFETPTGGSIELAGRSVESLPTRKRDLNMLFQSYALFPHLSVRDNIGFELKVRGRKRFPDRESAVDAALALVHMERFADRKPSELSGGQRQRVALARAVVSRPAVVLLDEPLGALDQQLRKEMQVELKRMQREVGITFVYVTHDQEEALTMSDRIAVMSEGRVQQVDAPREIYDRPANRFVAGFIGTCNLFDAVYHGTPAGATVEVAGLGTVAAAPGAAGPGANVTVAVRPERVELRPGGVDGRSPAHPATLLDAVFLGDEWRYIVRADQGRELVVTRPSRREDDALTRLLPGDPVTVSWQPDDARVLAA from the coding sequence ATGACCACGCCCGCCAGCTCGGCACCGCCCGTCGTCCAGGACACGACCGGCGCGCAGCCCCCGGCCATCCGCCTCACCGGCGTCACCAAGACGTTCGGCAGCAACACCGTCGTCCAGCCCGTGGAACTGACGATCGGGGACAACGAGTTCTTCTCGATCCTCGGCCCTTCGGGATGCGGCAAGACCACGCTGATGCGGATGATCGCCGGTTTCGAGACGCCCACCGGCGGTTCGATCGAGCTGGCGGGCCGGTCGGTGGAGTCCCTCCCCACCCGTAAGCGTGACCTGAACATGCTCTTCCAGAGCTACGCGCTGTTCCCGCACCTCTCGGTACGCGACAACATCGGGTTCGAGCTGAAGGTCCGCGGCCGGAAGCGGTTCCCGGACCGGGAGTCCGCGGTCGACGCCGCGCTCGCCCTGGTGCACATGGAACGGTTCGCCGACCGAAAGCCGAGCGAGCTCTCGGGCGGACAACGGCAGCGCGTCGCGCTCGCCCGGGCCGTGGTCTCGCGTCCTGCGGTCGTCCTGCTCGACGAGCCGCTCGGGGCCCTCGACCAGCAGCTCCGCAAGGAGATGCAGGTCGAGCTGAAGCGCATGCAGCGCGAGGTCGGCATCACCTTCGTCTACGTCACGCACGACCAGGAGGAGGCGCTCACGATGTCCGACCGCATCGCCGTGATGTCGGAGGGCCGCGTCCAGCAGGTGGATGCGCCGCGCGAGATCTACGACCGTCCCGCGAACCGTTTCGTCGCCGGATTCATCGGCACGTGCAACCTCTTCGACGCCGTCTATCACGGCACGCCCGCCGGGGCGACCGTCGAGGTGGCGGGGCTCGGAACCGTGGCGGCCGCACCCGGTGCCGCCGGCCCCGGCGCGAACGTCACCGTGGCCGTCCGTCCCGAGCGGGTCGAACTGCGGCCGGGGGGCGTGGACGGCAGGTCCCCGGCGCACCCCGCGACCCTCCTCGACGCGGTCTTCCTGGGTGACGAGTGGCGGTACATCGTCCGCGCCGACCAGGGCCGCGAACTCGTCGTGACCCGTCCGAGCCGCCGCGAGGACGACGCGCTCACCCGCCTGCTCCCGGGCGACCCGGTCACCGTCTCCTGGCAGCCGGACGACGCGCGCGTCCTCGCCGCGTGA
- a CDS encoding demethylmenaquinone methyltransferase, with protein sequence MPIRIGPTPPALDRVLLEKLGRVSFPTLGHYLEEGFADPGISRLTGSTRVVGRAVTVRTTSTDSTMLHHAAGLVEAGDVIVVDTGGDLRHAPLGEVVASALSFRGAAGAIVDGSATDLDEIAPLGLPVYARGLSMLTTKLHDIDAGGLNIPVVCGGVVVQPGDVVLADVNGVLFAPPAVLEALIDVALADDAEEPELVQALRDGARLGDLTGASATIAGFVS encoded by the coding sequence GTGCCCATCCGCATCGGCCCCACCCCGCCTGCACTCGACCGCGTCCTGCTGGAGAAGCTCGGGCGGGTGTCGTTCCCGACGCTCGGCCACTACCTGGAGGAGGGCTTCGCCGACCCCGGCATCTCGCGCCTCACCGGGTCGACCCGGGTGGTCGGACGCGCGGTGACGGTCCGCACCACGTCCACGGACTCGACGATGCTCCACCATGCCGCGGGGCTCGTGGAGGCCGGTGACGTGATCGTCGTGGACACGGGTGGCGACCTCCGGCACGCGCCGCTGGGGGAGGTCGTCGCGTCGGCGCTCTCGTTCCGGGGCGCCGCGGGCGCGATCGTGGATGGCAGCGCCACCGACCTCGATGAGATCGCGCCGCTCGGGCTACCCGTCTACGCGCGCGGGCTGAGCATGCTCACCACGAAGCTGCACGACATCGACGCGGGCGGCCTCAACATCCCGGTCGTCTGCGGCGGGGTCGTGGTGCAACCCGGGGATGTCGTGCTCGCCGACGTCAACGGCGTGCTGTTCGCGCCGCCCGCGGTGCTGGAGGCGCTCATCGACGTGGCGCTCGCCGACGATGCGGAGGAGCCGGAGCTCGTCCAGGCCCTCCGCGACGGAGCGCGCCTCGGCGACCTCACCGGCGCGAGCGCCACCATCGCCGGTTTCGTCTCCTGA
- a CDS encoding short-chain dehydrogenase: MSNNETGRFAGKTAIVTGAGSGIGKATALRLAQEGARVIASDISAERLTALTEESPGLEITVVPGDISTEEAIAAVLDAAGGRVDALANVAGIMDGFLPTAEVDDATWDRVFLVNVTAIMRLTRAVLPLMLEAGSGSIVNVASEAGLRGSAAGAAYTASKHAVIGLTKNTSVFYAPNGVRTNAVAPGGVATNVDGAFRSQLAGERLGPIMQTNVGSVAQPEQLAAAITWLLSDDSANISGVVLASDGGWSAI; encoded by the coding sequence ATGAGCAACAACGAAACCGGACGCTTCGCCGGGAAGACCGCGATCGTCACCGGGGCGGGGTCCGGAATCGGCAAGGCGACGGCACTCCGGCTCGCGCAGGAAGGCGCCCGCGTCATCGCGAGCGACATCTCCGCCGAGCGGCTGACCGCGCTCACGGAAGAGAGCCCCGGCCTCGAGATCACCGTGGTGCCCGGCGACATCTCCACCGAGGAGGCCATCGCCGCCGTCCTCGACGCTGCCGGAGGGCGTGTCGACGCGCTGGCCAACGTCGCCGGGATCATGGACGGCTTCCTCCCTACGGCGGAGGTGGATGACGCCACCTGGGATCGGGTGTTCCTCGTGAACGTGACCGCCATCATGCGACTGACCCGCGCGGTCCTCCCGCTCATGCTGGAGGCGGGCAGCGGCTCCATCGTCAATGTCGCGTCCGAAGCGGGCCTTCGCGGCTCGGCGGCGGGCGCCGCCTACACCGCCTCCAAGCACGCGGTCATCGGCCTCACCAAGAACACCAGCGTCTTCTACGCGCCGAACGGCGTTCGCACGAACGCCGTCGCGCCCGGAGGGGTCGCCACCAACGTGGACGGCGCCTTCCGGTCCCAGCTCGCCGGCGAGCGCCTCGGGCCGATCATGCAGACCAACGTCGGATCGGTCGCCCAGCCGGAGCAGCTCGCCGCGGCGATCACGTGGCTCCTCAGCGACGACTCGGCCAACATCTCCGGCGTCGTGCTCGCCTCCGACGGCGGGTGGTCCGCGATCTGA
- a CDS encoding ABC transporter permease, which yields MDRVTSWIARIVLVFLYIPIVAVIVYSFNSASGGYQWKGFTLEWYGQLFGDGALLQTLGISVIVGVLAASVATVIGLLAAIGMVRFPFRGSAAILGAIALPLIVPEIVLGVALLSVFSFLHIPLGILTLVLGHMIITLPLTTLILIGAFRTLDPSLIEAAADLGCTPWQTFTRVLFPLLRSSILASWLLAFTVSLGNIVISTFVSGVGSTTMPLRVYSLLKSGLTPELNALGTLLIVLTFVIVLSVGIQQMRRILASPSGTTAAAPPDTSTTSTPTR from the coding sequence ATGGATCGCGTCACCTCGTGGATCGCCCGCATCGTCTTGGTCTTCCTCTACATCCCGATCGTCGCCGTGATCGTGTACTCGTTCAATTCGGCGTCCGGCGGCTACCAGTGGAAGGGCTTCACCCTGGAGTGGTACGGCCAGCTCTTCGGCGACGGCGCCCTGCTGCAGACCCTCGGGATCAGCGTGATCGTGGGCGTGCTCGCCGCGTCGGTCGCGACCGTGATCGGGCTTCTGGCCGCCATCGGGATGGTGCGGTTCCCCTTCCGGGGCTCCGCCGCGATCCTCGGTGCGATCGCCCTGCCGCTGATCGTTCCCGAGATCGTGCTCGGCGTGGCGCTGCTCAGCGTGTTCAGCTTCCTCCACATCCCCCTCGGCATCCTCACCCTCGTCCTCGGGCACATGATCATCACGCTGCCGCTGACGACCCTCATCCTGATCGGGGCGTTCCGCACCCTCGATCCCAGCCTCATCGAGGCGGCGGCCGACCTCGGCTGCACGCCGTGGCAGACCTTCACGCGAGTGCTGTTCCCGCTGCTGCGGTCGTCCATCCTCGCGTCCTGGCTCCTCGCCTTCACGGTCTCGCTCGGCAACATCGTGATCTCGACCTTCGTCAGCGGCGTCGGATCCACCACCATGCCGCTGCGGGTCTACTCGCTGCTGAAATCCGGGCTCACCCCAGAGCTCAACGCCCTCGGGACTCTGCTGATCGTCCTGACCTTCGTCATCGTCCTCTCCGTCGGCATCCAACAGATGCGACGCATCCTGGCGAGCCCATCCGGCACCACCGCCGCAGCACCGCCCGACACCAGCACCACCTCCACCCCCACCCGCTAG
- a CDS encoding spermidine/putrecine ABC transporter substrate-binding protein: MKRTTALVAVAAVAALGLTACSSGSGGSSTGSASTQLNIYAWADEIPKTVISAFEKETGIKVTVDTFDANETMISKLAAGGSGYDIVEPSQYAVQQLVGQELVQKLDHSKITGLDNLGKKFADPSYDKGNEYSVPWIWGTTGLAYNQKCTGKAVDSWDALWDPAYKGKIYMLDNMLSAYIPALQYKGLKATTTSEKDIEKGTQALLDQKPLLAGYNSSNYADLLASGDACVAEAYGGSGIAKVTAANPDVKFVIPKEGGTLWVDGFSIAKDAPHSDAAYKWLNFTLKPEIAAMATNDGGSASANEAAKAKITDKALLENVAVYPTDEQLAKSEFIVDPGKALAWFQQGWTKVKAS; encoded by the coding sequence ATGAAACGCACCACAGCACTCGTCGCTGTCGCAGCCGTGGCCGCCCTCGGCCTGACCGCGTGCTCCTCCGGCTCCGGCGGTTCCTCCACAGGAAGCGCCTCCACCCAGCTCAACATCTACGCGTGGGCCGACGAGATCCCGAAGACGGTGATCTCGGCCTTCGAGAAGGAGACCGGGATCAAGGTCACCGTCGACACGTTCGACGCCAACGAGACGATGATCTCCAAGCTCGCTGCCGGCGGCTCCGGCTACGACATCGTCGAGCCCAGCCAGTACGCCGTCCAGCAGCTGGTCGGCCAGGAGCTCGTGCAGAAGCTCGACCACTCGAAGATCACCGGCCTCGACAACCTCGGCAAGAAGTTCGCCGACCCCAGCTACGACAAGGGCAACGAGTACAGCGTCCCGTGGATCTGGGGCACCACCGGTCTCGCGTACAACCAGAAGTGCACCGGCAAGGCCGTGGACAGCTGGGACGCGCTCTGGGACCCGGCCTACAAGGGCAAGATCTACATGCTCGACAACATGCTGAGCGCGTACATCCCCGCCCTGCAGTACAAGGGGCTCAAGGCCACGACGACCAGCGAGAAGGACATCGAGAAGGGCACCCAGGCGCTCCTCGACCAGAAGCCGCTGCTCGCCGGCTACAACTCCTCAAACTACGCCGACCTGCTGGCCTCCGGTGACGCCTGCGTGGCCGAGGCGTACGGCGGCAGCGGCATCGCCAAGGTCACCGCGGCGAACCCCGACGTGAAGTTCGTCATCCCCAAGGAGGGCGGCACGCTCTGGGTCGACGGTTTCTCCATCGCGAAGGACGCCCCGCACTCCGACGCCGCCTACAAGTGGCTCAACTTCACCCTCAAGCCCGAGATCGCGGCCATGGCCACGAACGACGGCGGCAGCGCCTCTGCGAACGAGGCCGCGAAGGCGAAGATCACGGACAAAGCCCTCCTCGAGAACGTCGCCGTGTACCCGACCGACGAGCAGCTCGCGAAGAGCGAGTTCATCGTCGACCCGGGCAAGGCGCTCGCGTGGTTCCAGCAGGGCTGGACCAAGGTCAAGGCGTCCTAG
- a CDS encoding transcriptional regulator encodes MTAGNKERRLAEAFVTLADTLVDEYDVVDLLHTVVELCASMLDATDAGILLPNSAGELEVAASSSERSHLIGLLQLGEGEGPCVDAYLSGSLVTVDNIAGSYARWPSFAVAAAESGYASMHAIPLRLRKDTIGSLNLFRDRTGGFSEDDAVTAQAFADIATIGILHERSLRESHIARSQLQHALDSRVVIEQAKGVVAHSQNVDMDVAFQMIRTRARSTGTRLSVLAAHIVANPFDETANPKRIEP; translated from the coding sequence ATGACGGCCGGGAACAAGGAGCGGCGACTCGCCGAAGCCTTCGTCACGCTCGCCGACACCCTGGTCGACGAGTACGACGTGGTCGACCTGCTGCATACGGTCGTCGAGCTCTGCGCCTCGATGCTCGATGCCACGGATGCCGGCATCCTGCTCCCCAACTCCGCCGGCGAGCTCGAGGTCGCGGCGTCCAGCAGCGAGCGCAGCCATCTCATCGGTCTGCTTCAGCTCGGAGAAGGCGAGGGGCCGTGCGTCGACGCCTACCTGAGCGGGTCGCTGGTCACGGTGGACAACATCGCCGGGTCGTACGCCCGCTGGCCGTCGTTCGCCGTCGCGGCCGCGGAGTCCGGTTATGCGTCCATGCACGCCATCCCTCTCAGGCTTCGGAAGGACACCATCGGCTCGCTCAATCTCTTCCGCGATCGCACCGGGGGCTTCTCGGAGGACGACGCTGTCACGGCGCAAGCGTTCGCGGACATCGCCACCATCGGGATCCTGCACGAGCGCTCGCTGCGCGAATCGCATATCGCGCGCAGCCAGCTCCAGCACGCGCTCGATAGCCGGGTCGTCATCGAACAAGCCAAAGGCGTCGTGGCGCACTCCCAGAACGTCGACATGGACGTCGCCTTCCAGATGATCCGCACCCGCGCCCGCAGCACAGGAACCCGGTTGTCCGTGCTCGCCGCCCACATCGTCGCCAACCCGTTCGACGAGACGGCGAATCCGAAGCGGATCGAGCCCTGA